The Verrucomicrobium spinosum DSM 4136 = JCM 18804 genome includes a region encoding these proteins:
- a CDS encoding excinuclease ABC subunit UvrB, with protein MSSPFQLNSHYSPEGDQGQAIAKLVKSVRAGNRHQTLLGVTGSGKTFTMANIIAQIGKPALIMSHNKTLAAQLYSEFKNFFPHNAVEYFVSYFDYYQPEAYIARSDTYIEKDSSINEEIERMRLSTMGALLTRKDVIVVASVSCIYGLGSPEDYEGMMLPLKVGDVITRESFLTRLVDMLYERNDIAFGRGKFRARGDVIEVFPAYLEDEAIRVEFFGDEIDRMSVFNPLTGTATGQLPGYTFYPAKQFVTPADKLRRAIKAIREELDARIAEFEQQGKLLEAQRLRMRTEYDIEMMQEMGFCQGIENYSRHLASREPGSTPGTLLSFFRDDFMLFLDESHVTVPQIGGMYEGDRSRKTVLVEHGFRLPSAMDNRPLKFPEFMKKMHQIVYVSATPATFEVENSIVGNTGYIPHKRERIGEEEGVPAMVPGSRSKPIVRISGSAEPLEKFDVTTKGRHLIVEQIIRPTGLLDPIVTMRPLKGQIDETIELCRQRIEKNERVLVTTLTKRTAEDLTDYLRNLDLKVRYLHSEIDAIERVEILRALRAGEFDILVGINLLREGLDLPEVSLVCILDADKEGFLRSETSLLQTAGRAARHVNGEVVLFADQITQSIQALINISAYRRERQEDHNEKHGITPQTVQRAVQESLHTYQAGRNVEESMVRDEAGGYAVTEVIRELESEMAEAAVKLEYERAALLRDQIRELKKQAGIEDTGMMPAQKKVKYGVKKGSREKGKGKRG; from the coding sequence GTGAGCAGCCCGTTTCAACTCAACTCGCACTACTCGCCCGAAGGAGACCAGGGCCAGGCCATCGCCAAGCTGGTGAAATCCGTCCGCGCTGGCAACCGGCACCAGACCCTCCTGGGGGTGACGGGATCGGGCAAGACCTTCACGATGGCCAACATCATCGCGCAGATCGGCAAACCGGCGTTGATCATGTCGCACAACAAGACGCTGGCGGCGCAGCTCTACTCGGAGTTCAAGAACTTCTTCCCCCACAACGCGGTCGAGTACTTCGTCAGTTACTTCGACTACTACCAGCCCGAGGCCTACATCGCACGCTCGGACACCTACATCGAGAAAGACTCCAGCATCAACGAGGAGATCGAGCGGATGCGCCTCTCCACCATGGGTGCTCTGCTCACGCGCAAGGATGTCATTGTCGTAGCCAGCGTCTCCTGCATCTACGGCTTGGGCTCGCCCGAGGACTATGAGGGCATGATGCTGCCCTTGAAGGTGGGCGATGTGATCACCCGCGAGAGCTTCCTCACCCGCCTGGTGGACATGCTCTATGAGCGCAATGACATTGCCTTCGGCCGCGGCAAGTTCCGGGCCAGGGGTGACGTCATCGAGGTCTTCCCTGCCTACCTGGAGGATGAGGCCATTCGCGTGGAGTTCTTCGGCGATGAGATCGACCGCATGAGCGTCTTTAATCCACTCACTGGCACGGCTACTGGTCAGCTGCCGGGTTACACCTTTTACCCTGCCAAGCAGTTCGTCACACCGGCAGACAAGCTGCGACGCGCCATCAAGGCCATCCGCGAGGAGCTGGACGCCCGCATCGCAGAGTTCGAGCAGCAGGGCAAGCTGCTGGAAGCCCAGCGGCTGCGCATGCGCACCGAGTATGACATCGAGATGATGCAGGAGATGGGCTTCTGCCAGGGAATTGAAAACTACAGCCGCCACCTGGCTTCCCGCGAACCCGGCAGCACCCCGGGCACCCTGCTGAGCTTCTTCCGCGATGACTTCATGCTCTTCCTGGATGAGAGCCATGTCACCGTGCCGCAGATCGGTGGCATGTACGAGGGCGACCGCTCCCGCAAGACGGTGCTGGTAGAGCACGGCTTCCGCCTGCCCAGCGCCATGGACAACCGGCCGCTGAAGTTCCCGGAGTTCATGAAGAAGATGCACCAGATCGTGTACGTGAGCGCCACGCCCGCCACGTTCGAGGTGGAGAACAGCATCGTGGGCAACACCGGCTACATCCCGCACAAGCGCGAACGCATCGGCGAGGAAGAGGGAGTGCCCGCCATGGTCCCGGGTTCGAGGTCCAAACCCATCGTCCGCATTTCCGGCAGCGCCGAGCCTTTGGAGAAGTTCGACGTCACCACGAAGGGCCGCCATCTCATCGTGGAGCAGATCATCCGCCCAACCGGGCTGCTGGACCCCATCGTCACCATGCGCCCGCTCAAGGGCCAGATTGACGAGACCATCGAGCTCTGCCGCCAGCGCATCGAGAAGAATGAGCGGGTCCTGGTGACCACCCTGACCAAGCGCACCGCCGAGGATCTCACCGACTACCTGCGGAACCTGGACCTGAAGGTTCGATACCTGCACAGTGAGATCGACGCCATCGAGCGTGTGGAGATTCTGCGCGCCCTGCGTGCCGGGGAGTTCGACATCCTCGTGGGCATCAACCTCCTGCGGGAAGGCCTCGACCTTCCCGAGGTGAGCCTTGTGTGCATCCTGGATGCGGACAAGGAAGGCTTCCTGCGCAGCGAGACCTCGCTGCTGCAGACGGCCGGACGCGCCGCCCGGCATGTGAACGGAGAGGTGGTGCTCTTTGCCGACCAGATCACGCAGAGCATCCAGGCCCTGATCAACATCAGCGCCTACCGCCGCGAACGGCAGGAAGATCACAACGAGAAGCACGGCATCACCCCGCAGACCGTGCAGCGCGCCGTGCAGGAGAGCCTGCACACCTACCAGGCCGGACGGAATGTGGAGGAAAGCATGGTCCGGGATGAGGCCGGGGGCTATGCCGTAACCGAGGTCATCCGCGAACTGGAATCCGAGATGGCCGAGGCCGCCGTGAAGCTCGAGTACGAACGTGCCGCCCTGCTCCGTGACCAGATACGCGAGCTCAAGAAACAAGCGGGCATTGAAGACACCGGCATGATGCCCGCGCAGAAGAAAGTGAAGTATGGGGTGAAAAAAGGGTCAAGGGAGAAGGGAAAAGGGAAGAGGGGGTAG
- a CDS encoding glycosyltransferase has translation MEMETLTTKTTPARRRRLRPRIAMVSTHGYVAANPPLGAPDTGGQVVYVLELSRKLAQLGFKVDIWTRRFEEQPEREVVDENVTILRMPCGGKDFIPKETLLNKLPEWVEHALRYIDRHDYAYQFINSHYWDAGVASQRMAEALGIPHVHTPHSLGAWKRSQMKADAPEEVADLDKKYNFPVRIREEQALYRACDLVVATSPQQFDLLRSEYNLPADSIRMIPPGYDDTRFFPVSTASRQALRESFGYQGKVIFSLGRLARNKGFDLLIPAFEVAAARKDDVWLHLAVGQVSSDPGNSPLLEEMRGLISQSPYRDRIVLSDSVSDEELADRYRAADVFALSSRYEPFGMTAVEALACGTPTVVTTHGGLYRALDFGVHAIYADTLDKEEFGIALLQATKYDRLRERLGRLGSQRARSLFTWTGIAQQVLRELEDRLSPESLLDPQPSFVPAGTTPSFV, from the coding sequence ATGGAAATGGAAACACTCACCACCAAGACCACGCCCGCCCGTCGCCGGCGGCTCCGCCCGAGGATTGCCATGGTTTCCACCCACGGTTATGTCGCTGCCAATCCGCCCCTGGGCGCACCGGACACCGGTGGCCAGGTGGTGTATGTGCTGGAGCTCTCCCGCAAGCTGGCCCAACTGGGCTTCAAGGTGGACATCTGGACCCGTAGGTTCGAGGAACAGCCGGAACGTGAGGTGGTGGATGAGAACGTCACCATCCTGCGGATGCCCTGCGGAGGGAAAGATTTCATTCCAAAAGAAACGCTGCTCAACAAGCTGCCGGAATGGGTGGAGCATGCGCTGCGCTACATTGACCGGCATGATTATGCCTACCAGTTCATCAACAGTCACTACTGGGACGCTGGTGTGGCATCACAAAGAATGGCGGAGGCGCTCGGCATTCCGCATGTGCACACCCCCCACTCGCTGGGTGCATGGAAGCGCAGCCAGATGAAGGCTGATGCTCCTGAGGAGGTGGCCGATCTCGACAAGAAGTACAACTTCCCCGTGCGCATTCGCGAGGAGCAGGCGCTCTACCGGGCTTGTGATCTGGTGGTGGCCACTTCGCCGCAACAGTTCGATCTCCTGCGGTCCGAATATAATCTGCCTGCGGACAGCATTCGCATGATCCCGCCCGGGTACGATGATACGCGTTTCTTCCCGGTGAGCACTGCGAGCCGTCAGGCGCTGCGGGAGTCCTTCGGTTATCAGGGCAAGGTGATCTTTTCTCTGGGCCGTCTGGCGCGGAACAAGGGCTTCGACCTGCTCATCCCCGCCTTTGAAGTGGCGGCGGCCCGCAAGGATGATGTCTGGCTGCACCTGGCCGTGGGGCAAGTTTCCTCGGACCCCGGGAACAGCCCGCTGCTGGAGGAGATGCGGGGACTTATTTCCCAAAGCCCCTACCGCGACCGCATCGTGCTTTCCGATTCCGTGTCGGACGAGGAGCTGGCCGACCGCTACCGCGCTGCGGATGTGTTTGCGCTTTCCAGCCGATATGAGCCATTTGGCATGACGGCGGTTGAGGCCCTGGCCTGTGGCACACCCACGGTGGTCACCACCCATGGGGGTCTCTATCGTGCGCTGGACTTCGGGGTTCACGCCATCTATGCAGACACCCTCGACAAGGAGGAGTTTGGCATCGCCTTGCTCCAGGCCACGAAATACGACCGTCTGCGGGAAAGACTGGGCCGCCTGGGCAGCCAGCGGGCGCGCAGCCTCTTCACCTGGACGGGCATTGCCCAGCAGGTGCTGCGTGAACTGGAGGACCGCCTTTCACCGGAATCCCTGCTTGACCCGCAGCCCTCCTTCGTGCCAGCGGGCACCACGCCTTCGTTTGTTTGA
- a CDS encoding adenylate/guanylate cyclase domain-containing protein — MAEQASTTQAAESSNIAIDTGVGPIEGGAYLRVLRQEQLKNARSFHWYRLVAVTGFLVLELWLHGMQWLVEGRASTFSILLAYWAIVLALLVGTFFSPRIGRLGSLAVPFLDMPMVFFCQWNLIATMPADPRIAGNFTIGIFVSLIMLAASSLERWQIYLSGILAASLQFILHRAAGEGPFGTLGGMVVILVAAAMCDFARRNRLAAIEALYQEQVRRERLGRYFSPQVAIEIEKGSSGLSDGQWSEVTVLFSDLRDFTTLSERLDTHEIVKLLNQYFEHMVHLVFEHGGTLDKYIGDGMMAYFGAPLATPNHAERAVRCALAMKAALVEINHRRTSRGEPELRMGVGLHTGMAVIGSIGAPHRREYTAIGDTVNLAARIEQLTKKHDEDILLSSDTRDRAGSELKFKEITETTVKGRHASVRVFAPV, encoded by the coding sequence ATGGCTGAACAAGCGAGCACGACGCAAGCAGCTGAGTCTAGCAACATCGCCATAGACACTGGCGTGGGGCCGATCGAGGGCGGGGCCTACCTGCGGGTGTTGCGCCAGGAGCAGCTCAAGAATGCGCGCTCCTTTCACTGGTACCGCCTGGTGGCCGTGACGGGATTCTTGGTGCTGGAACTGTGGCTCCATGGCATGCAGTGGTTGGTTGAGGGCCGCGCTTCTACGTTCTCCATACTGCTGGCCTACTGGGCAATCGTACTGGCGCTGCTGGTGGGCACCTTCTTTTCACCACGGATAGGACGCCTGGGCAGCCTGGCGGTGCCGTTCCTGGACATGCCGATGGTGTTTTTCTGCCAGTGGAATCTCATCGCCACCATGCCGGCCGATCCTCGCATTGCGGGGAACTTTACCATCGGGATCTTTGTCTCGCTCATCATGCTGGCCGCCAGTTCCCTGGAGCGCTGGCAGATTTACCTCTCGGGAATTCTGGCCGCCTCCCTGCAGTTTATTTTGCATCGCGCGGCGGGAGAAGGGCCGTTCGGCACCCTGGGGGGCATGGTGGTGATCCTCGTGGCAGCAGCCATGTGCGACTTTGCCAGACGCAACCGTCTGGCAGCCATCGAGGCGCTCTATCAGGAGCAGGTGCGGCGGGAGCGACTGGGCCGTTACTTTTCTCCTCAAGTGGCCATTGAGATCGAAAAGGGCTCTTCCGGCCTTAGCGACGGTCAGTGGAGCGAGGTGACCGTCCTCTTCAGTGACCTCCGGGACTTCACCACCCTCTCCGAGCGGCTGGACACGCATGAGATCGTGAAGCTGCTCAACCAGTACTTCGAGCACATGGTGCACCTCGTCTTCGAGCATGGCGGCACCTTGGACAAGTATATCGGCGATGGCATGATGGCCTACTTTGGCGCGCCGCTGGCAACGCCCAACCATGCCGAGCGAGCGGTGCGATGCGCCCTCGCCATGAAGGCCGCATTGGTGGAGATCAACCACCGTCGAACCTCCCGCGGGGAGCCTGAACTGCGCATGGGGGTGGGCTTGCACACCGGCATGGCCGTGATCGGCAGCATCGGCGCGCCGCACCGGCGGGAGTACACGGCGATTGGCGACACTGTGAACCTCGCCGCACGCATCGAGCAGCTCACCAAGAAGCATGACGAGGACATCCTGCTCTCCAGCGACACCCGGGACCGGGCCGGTTCGGAGCTGAAGTTCAAGGAGATTACTGAGACCACGGTGAAAGGGCGTCACGCCAGCGTGCGCGTGTTTGCCCCGGTGTAG
- a CDS encoding HAD-IIB family hydrolase, giving the protein MPDATEPSLAPSVLPIRLACFDLDGTLLGKPDATLSFQRAWLALPEGTRPVLVYNTGRMLADSLRQLRRTDLPPPDYLICGVGTLIYRRETQEVVQEFSEIMSGGWNRAKAVEVVTQTTHAVPQPAHFQSPFKSSWYLHHASTEVIDGLRAALETAGLQAAVVYSSDRDLDVLPMLADKGNALDWLLNHLDISPAEALVAGDTGNDAAMFHLPDVRGIVVENAQPELLEAVLTTRPYMAHAICADGVLEGMKHYGLIQEVPAAVPEDPGHNRFTPEIQQLLQQAPTDELKPDELEFLKTAYQKAVETLKKNITPLGFSACSLTENEVRGTDANYRSVWGRDGAITVIGCMSLEDADVAACRVRTLETLLSNVSPNGQIPANVNIDTGLPDYSGVGGICAIDSGLWVVIAAYEHVRTTKDLPFARKWVATLQKAMDWLAAHDSNNDGLLEIPEAGDWTDLFGRSYNVLLDEVLWYRANIAFGRLLEMLGVSGRAGDYVRRSQTIKAVIMQRFWPSTAPVPEASPRSFADMQFSLGDTSYLLAQVTPFAFNWRCDVYGNILAFLFNVMDVDRARHAFRFMWGVGVNDPFPVVNLYPVVQPGDPDWRPYYTVNLLNLPGHYHNGGIWPYIGAAWVRFVNRLGLRVLARQELLKLARLNQRGVLGDWEFNEWAHARTGNPMGKIKQAWSASEFLLACEELEIQSHF; this is encoded by the coding sequence ATGCCTGACGCCACTGAACCCTCACTTGCCCCTTCCGTCCTGCCCATCCGGCTCGCCTGTTTTGACCTCGACGGCACCCTGCTGGGCAAACCGGACGCCACGCTGAGCTTCCAGCGGGCCTGGCTGGCCCTGCCGGAGGGCACCCGCCCCGTGCTGGTGTACAATACCGGCCGCATGCTGGCAGACAGCCTGCGCCAGCTCCGCCGCACAGATTTGCCGCCGCCCGACTACCTCATTTGCGGTGTGGGCACCTTGATCTACCGCCGCGAGACGCAGGAGGTGGTGCAGGAGTTTTCAGAAATCATGAGCGGGGGCTGGAACCGTGCGAAGGCGGTGGAGGTGGTCACCCAGACCACTCACGCGGTACCGCAGCCCGCACACTTCCAGTCGCCTTTCAAATCAAGCTGGTATCTCCATCATGCTTCTACCGAGGTGATCGACGGACTGCGTGCTGCATTGGAGACAGCCGGTCTGCAGGCGGCCGTGGTTTACTCCAGTGACCGGGACCTGGACGTGCTGCCCATGCTGGCGGACAAGGGCAACGCGCTGGACTGGCTGCTCAACCATCTGGACATCTCCCCGGCGGAGGCCCTCGTCGCCGGGGACACGGGAAACGACGCTGCCATGTTCCACCTGCCGGACGTGCGAGGCATCGTGGTGGAAAACGCCCAGCCCGAGCTGCTGGAGGCAGTGCTCACCACGCGCCCCTACATGGCCCACGCCATCTGCGCGGACGGGGTGTTGGAAGGCATGAAGCACTACGGGCTCATCCAGGAAGTGCCCGCTGCGGTCCCCGAGGATCCTGGTCACAACCGGTTCACTCCGGAGATCCAGCAGCTCCTCCAGCAGGCTCCCACCGACGAGCTGAAACCCGACGAGCTGGAGTTCCTCAAGACCGCCTATCAAAAGGCGGTGGAAACGCTCAAGAAAAACATCACCCCCTTGGGCTTTTCCGCCTGCTCTCTCACAGAGAACGAGGTGCGTGGTACGGACGCGAACTATCGCAGCGTGTGGGGGCGTGATGGGGCCATCACGGTGATTGGTTGCATGAGCCTGGAGGACGCAGATGTGGCAGCGTGTCGGGTGCGCACCCTGGAGACCTTGCTTTCCAACGTCTCGCCCAACGGCCAGATCCCCGCCAACGTCAACATCGATACCGGCCTGCCGGACTATTCTGGTGTTGGCGGCATCTGCGCCATCGACAGTGGTCTGTGGGTCGTCATTGCCGCCTATGAGCATGTGCGCACCACCAAGGACCTGCCGTTTGCGCGCAAGTGGGTGGCCACCCTGCAGAAGGCGATGGACTGGCTGGCGGCGCATGACTCGAACAATGATGGGCTGCTGGAGATTCCTGAAGCAGGCGACTGGACGGATCTCTTCGGGCGTTCCTACAACGTGCTGCTGGACGAGGTCCTCTGGTATCGGGCGAACATCGCCTTTGGCCGCCTGCTGGAGATGCTGGGCGTCTCTGGGCGGGCTGGCGACTATGTGCGCCGCTCCCAGACCATCAAGGCCGTCATCATGCAGCGTTTCTGGCCCAGTACCGCCCCGGTGCCAGAGGCCTCGCCACGCAGCTTTGCGGACATGCAGTTCAGCCTGGGGGATACCAGTTACCTTCTCGCCCAGGTTACCCCGTTTGCCTTTAACTGGCGCTGTGATGTGTATGGCAACATCCTCGCGTTCCTCTTCAATGTCATGGATGTGGATCGGGCCCGCCACGCTTTCCGTTTCATGTGGGGTGTGGGCGTAAACGACCCTTTCCCGGTGGTCAATCTCTACCCGGTGGTGCAGCCAGGCGATCCCGACTGGCGTCCGTATTACACGGTGAACTTGCTCAACCTCCCGGGCCACTATCACAACGGCGGCATCTGGCCTTACATCGGAGCCGCCTGGGTGCGCTTTGTGAACCGTCTGGGCCTCCGTGTCCTGGCCCGGCAGGAGTTGCTCAAGCTCGCCCGGCTAAACCAGCGGGGCGTGCTGGGCGACTGGGAATTCAACGAGTGGGCGCACGCCCGCACGGGCAACCCCATGGGCAAGATCAAGCAAGCTTGGTCCGCCAGCGAGTTCCTGCTCGCCTGCGAGGAACTGGAAATTCAGTCACATTTTTGA
- a CDS encoding DNA-3-methyladenine glycosylase, translating to MLKQDFFQRDVLTVARELVGMELVWHGCSGIIVETEAYAEVGDAASHTASRPSAREFMRVMEPGTAYVYFNYGMYWLFNLLVKGGPQNGLILIRALEPREGQAEMRQRRGREHPGELCSGPGKLTLALGIRGSDHGTPMTGAGRPGGVGLRVPAVPLAPGQVVAEDIRVGIRKAVDFKWRFVAVGHAHVSVPLGKVKVPGATSRKRAGRK from the coding sequence ATGTTGAAGCAAGACTTCTTTCAGAGGGATGTGCTGACGGTCGCCCGCGAGCTCGTCGGCATGGAGCTGGTATGGCATGGGTGCAGCGGCATCATTGTGGAGACAGAGGCCTACGCGGAGGTGGGCGATGCGGCCAGTCACACGGCCAGCCGCCCCAGCGCCCGGGAGTTTATGCGGGTGATGGAGCCGGGAACGGCCTACGTGTACTTCAATTATGGGATGTACTGGCTCTTCAATCTGCTGGTGAAGGGAGGCCCTCAGAACGGCTTGATCCTCATCCGCGCCCTGGAACCTCGCGAGGGGCAGGCTGAAATGCGCCAGCGTCGGGGTCGGGAGCACCCGGGGGAACTCTGCTCCGGTCCGGGGAAGCTCACCCTGGCCCTGGGCATCAGGGGCTCGGATCATGGCACCCCCATGACGGGCGCAGGTCGGCCGGGGGGCGTCGGGCTACGGGTCCCCGCTGTCCCATTGGCACCGGGGCAGGTGGTGGCGGAGGACATTCGCGTGGGGATCAGGAAGGCGGTGGACTTCAAATGGCGATTCGTGGCCGTCGGGCATGCGCATGTGAGCGTGCCTCTTGGAAAGGTGAAAGTGCCGGGGGCGACGTCCAGGAAAAGGGCAGGCCGCAAATAG
- the tkt gene encoding transketolase — protein sequence MNKAILSKAANEARGLAMDAVHKCNSGHLGLPLGAAEVGAVLFGETLQCDPASPKWLNRDRFILSAGHGSMFIYSWLALSGYDLPVEELSKFRALRSHTPGHPESFETVGVECTTGPLGQGVGNAVGFALSGKMAAAKYNTAEHTIFDNHIIALAGDGCLQEGVAREAVAFAAHNGLDNLILIFDSNDVTLDAMAKVTQSEDFQKMYEAIGWDAVTIDGHDLDAIKSAVETAKATNNGKPKIIIAKTLIGKGIPEVAGTAKAHGEGGAKFIDAARLALGLPADQHFFVSEEVKAYFADLKAKRGAAHAEWTKTFDAWAAANPALKAELDNSVHYDHSAEELLKLIPEYPAESKAATRNSGGEILNHIAKAIPNVITGSADLFGSTKNYIKDGGDYSAANPTGRNIWFGIREHAMGAICNGVAYDGLFRVSGATFLVFADYCRPSIRLAALSKLPVAYIFTHDSVGVGEDGPTHQPVETVSGLRVIPNLDVIRPGDSEECAAAFAAAYSRNDGPTLLALSRQDLPNQGGTPASVRREGTLKGGYVLVKETGTLKTILLATGSEVQHAVDAAKQLGEGVRVVSLPCFERFDRQPQAYRDEVLPPAVTKRVAIEAGVSALWWKYVGTEGKIIAIDRFGLSAPGNVVMSELGITAENVVAAAQ from the coding sequence ATGAATAAAGCCATCCTCTCGAAAGCCGCCAATGAAGCCCGTGGCCTTGCCATGGACGCCGTCCACAAGTGCAACTCCGGTCACCTGGGTCTGCCTCTTGGCGCCGCGGAAGTAGGGGCGGTGCTTTTTGGCGAGACCCTGCAGTGCGATCCTGCGAGCCCCAAGTGGCTCAACCGCGACCGCTTCATCCTTTCCGCCGGTCACGGTTCCATGTTCATCTACTCCTGGCTGGCCCTTTCCGGCTACGACCTTCCCGTTGAGGAGTTGAGCAAGTTCCGCGCCCTGCGCAGCCACACCCCCGGGCACCCGGAGTCCTTTGAGACCGTGGGCGTGGAGTGCACCACCGGCCCCCTCGGCCAGGGCGTGGGCAACGCCGTCGGTTTCGCGCTGAGCGGCAAGATGGCCGCCGCGAAGTACAACACCGCGGAGCACACCATTTTTGACAACCACATCATCGCCCTCGCCGGCGACGGATGCCTTCAGGAAGGCGTGGCCCGTGAAGCAGTGGCCTTTGCCGCGCACAACGGCCTGGACAACCTGATCCTCATCTTTGACTCCAACGACGTCACGCTGGACGCCATGGCCAAGGTGACCCAGAGCGAAGACTTCCAGAAGATGTATGAAGCCATCGGCTGGGATGCCGTGACCATTGATGGTCACGACCTCGACGCCATCAAGAGCGCGGTGGAGACCGCCAAAGCCACCAACAATGGCAAGCCCAAGATCATCATTGCCAAGACCCTCATCGGCAAGGGCATCCCGGAAGTGGCCGGCACGGCCAAGGCCCACGGTGAAGGCGGTGCCAAGTTCATCGACGCCGCCCGTCTGGCTCTCGGCCTGCCTGCCGACCAGCACTTCTTCGTGAGCGAAGAGGTGAAAGCCTACTTCGCCGATCTCAAGGCCAAGCGCGGGGCCGCGCATGCTGAGTGGACCAAGACCTTTGACGCGTGGGCTGCCGCCAACCCGGCGCTCAAGGCCGAGCTGGACAACAGCGTGCACTACGACCACTCCGCCGAGGAGCTGTTGAAGCTCATCCCCGAGTACCCGGCTGAGAGCAAGGCCGCCACCCGCAACAGCGGTGGTGAGATCTTGAACCACATCGCCAAGGCCATTCCAAACGTCATCACCGGCAGCGCCGACCTCTTCGGTTCCACCAAGAACTACATCAAGGACGGTGGCGACTACTCAGCCGCGAACCCGACCGGCCGAAACATCTGGTTCGGCATTCGTGAGCACGCCATGGGTGCCATTTGCAACGGCGTGGCCTATGACGGCCTCTTCCGCGTCAGCGGTGCCACCTTCCTGGTGTTCGCCGACTATTGCCGCCCAAGCATTCGTCTGGCCGCTCTGTCCAAGCTCCCCGTGGCCTACATCTTCACGCACGACTCCGTGGGCGTGGGCGAAGACGGCCCGACCCACCAGCCGGTGGAGACCGTCAGCGGTCTGCGTGTGATTCCGAACCTGGATGTCATCCGCCCGGGCGACAGCGAGGAGTGCGCCGCCGCTTTCGCCGCCGCCTACAGCCGCAACGACGGCCCCACCCTTCTGGCCCTCTCCCGTCAGGACCTGCCCAACCAGGGCGGCACCCCTGCCTCCGTCCGCCGCGAAGGCACCCTCAAGGGTGGCTACGTGCTCGTGAAGGAAACTGGCACGCTGAAGACCATCCTTCTCGCCACCGGCTCCGAAGTGCAGCACGCCGTGGATGCCGCCAAGCAGCTTGGCGAAGGCGTCCGCGTTGTCAGCCTTCCCTGCTTTGAGCGTTTCGACCGTCAGCCCCAGGCTTATCGCGATGAAGTGCTGCCCCCCGCAGTCACCAAGCGCGTCGCCATTGAGGCCGGTGTTTCCGCCCTCTGGTGGAAATACGTCGGCACCGAAGGCAAGATCATCGCCATCGACCGCTTCGGCCTCAGCGCCCCCGGCAATGTCGTCATGAGCGAACTCGGCATCACCGCCGAGAACGTCGTGGCCGCTGCGCAGTAA